Proteins from one Bacillota bacterium genomic window:
- a CDS encoding M20/M25/M40 family metallo-hydrolase translates to MTRGLEEAFRYVDDSQERFIADLVELCRQPSVSTSGEGMAEMPEALTRMLGRYGFSVRVIPTGGYPIVYGEIDVGADRTLLCYKHYDVQPPDPLHQWDSPPFEPTLRDGKLYARGVADVKGGIASFLHAVDALRQGVGSIGVNLKFLIEGEEEVASRHLEEAVLGNKDLFSADVCIWENAFKDHQDRPMIRIGNKGMCYLELRARNLRIDHHSRWAAVLPSSAWDLVWALSSLKDRQEHVLVDGFYDGVRPVTPDEQRVLESLAMDAEPLKRESGASHLLNGAEGGRLAEMLYTRPTCNIAGMVAGYTGEGSKTVLPAEAVAKLDLRLVPDQDPVDIYNKVKRHLEERGFAGIEVRMLSATWPSKTPVSHPFVQLVLKAGEMAYGVQPVVEITSAGSGPRYVFSQWTDMPMVALGVGYAGSQNHAPNENIRIKDYLEGVKHLAATLYLYSRALTPHGEVRDSETGG, encoded by the coding sequence ATGACCAGAGGACTCGAAGAAGCGTTCCGCTACGTTGATGACTCACAGGAGAGATTCATCGCTGACCTGGTAGAGCTGTGCCGGCAGCCAAGCGTCTCGACCTCGGGCGAAGGCATGGCCGAAATGCCTGAAGCCCTTACGCGGATGTTGGGTCGTTACGGCTTTTCAGTGCGGGTTATCCCTACGGGGGGCTATCCCATCGTCTACGGCGAAATCGACGTGGGAGCTGATCGGACACTCCTGTGTTACAAGCACTACGATGTACAGCCTCCCGACCCCCTTCACCAGTGGGATTCTCCACCTTTCGAGCCGACCCTGCGGGATGGGAAGCTGTACGCAAGAGGAGTGGCGGACGTCAAGGGCGGAATTGCGTCCTTTCTGCACGCCGTTGACGCGCTGAGGCAAGGGGTAGGAAGCATCGGCGTCAACCTCAAATTCCTAATCGAGGGAGAGGAGGAAGTCGCCAGCCGGCACCTTGAGGAGGCGGTCCTCGGTAACAAGGACCTGTTTTCGGCGGACGTATGTATCTGGGAGAACGCCTTTAAGGATCACCAGGATCGCCCCATGATCCGGATCGGAAACAAGGGCATGTGTTACTTGGAGCTACGGGCCAGGAACCTTCGCATAGACCACCACTCGCGGTGGGCTGCGGTTCTGCCGAGCAGCGCCTGGGACCTGGTCTGGGCGCTTTCCTCGCTAAAGGACAGGCAGGAGCACGTGTTGGTAGACGGCTTCTACGACGGGGTCAGGCCCGTTACGCCAGACGAACAGCGGGTCCTGGAGAGCCTGGCAATGGACGCCGAGCCCCTAAAGCGCGAAAGCGGGGCGTCCCATCTGCTGAACGGTGCAGAGGGCGGGCGCCTGGCTGAGATGCTTTACACCCGTCCTACCTGCAACATAGCGGGGATGGTCGCCGGTTACACCGGGGAAGGTTCCAAGACCGTGTTGCCTGCCGAGGCAGTTGCTAAGCTGGATTTGCGTCTGGTACCGGACCAGGACCCGGTGGATATTTACAACAAGGTCAAGAGGCACCTGGAGGAGCGTGGTTTCGCGGGCATCGAAGTCAGGATGCTAAGCGCTACCTGGCCATCCAAAACACCTGTTTCTCATCCATTCGTGCAACTGGTACTGAAAGCGGGCGAAATGGCTTATGGGGTACAGCCAGTCGTCGAGATAACGTCCGCGGGCTCTGGCCCGCGCTACGTGTTCTCGCAGTGGACCGACATGCCCATGGTCGCCCTGGGAGTTGGATACGCAGGTTCGCAAAACCATGCCCCCAACGAGAACATCCGCATCAAGGATTACCTGGAGGGGGTCAAACATCTGGCGGCGACGTTGTACCTTTACTCTCGCGCCCTCACACCTCATGGTGAGGTCCGGGACTCCGAGACAGGAGGGTGA
- a CDS encoding M20/M25/M40 family metallo-hydrolase encodes MAELLLEFLRAKGFVARVLEGPGNPVIYAEATGTHDCTLLMYGHYDVQPPEPISEWCYPPFGAVVQDGKLYGRGVSDHRGSMISRIHAVEALMALGLLRTTVKMILEGEEEIGSPNLAETVLRHRDLLSAGACLYPGGFRGADDRPTISCGGKGVCTVRLSAKGLAGEVHSREATSVPNPAWRLIWLLAKIRGEDGQVGVPGFLRSVRQPDELDAMFISRIPPAFPYAPSSGRAQAGSTGALVAHHLFSPTCTITRVEAGAPGEGRKSAIPSRATADLEFRLVPDQDAEAVFRALMQYVADVGYDDVEVVLLASRNPARTAMTAGIVPVAVEAAKAVYGKEPILSPLFPGSGPWEVFIKGLGIPTIADTGVSYHGSSHHAPNEHVRIDDYLLGIRNIAAVLLRFDSGSRQHTDWGGR; translated from the coding sequence ATGGCAGAGTTACTGCTAGAGTTCCTACGGGCCAAGGGGTTCGTGGCACGGGTGCTTGAGGGTCCGGGGAACCCGGTGATATACGCGGAGGCGACGGGGACTCACGATTGTACCTTACTTATGTACGGGCACTATGACGTGCAGCCACCAGAGCCGATCAGTGAGTGGTGCTATCCTCCCTTCGGTGCGGTGGTGCAGGATGGTAAGCTCTACGGACGGGGTGTGAGCGATCACCGGGGCAGCATGATATCGCGCATCCATGCGGTTGAGGCGCTGATGGCCCTCGGGCTGCTCCGTACCACTGTGAAAATGATCCTCGAAGGTGAGGAGGAAATCGGCAGCCCGAATCTGGCGGAGACCGTGCTCAGGCATCGCGATTTGCTGAGCGCCGGTGCTTGCCTCTACCCGGGTGGATTTCGGGGGGCAGATGACAGGCCTACCATCAGTTGCGGCGGCAAAGGCGTATGTACGGTGCGGCTATCCGCCAAGGGTCTGGCAGGTGAGGTTCACTCACGCGAAGCCACATCGGTGCCCAACCCCGCGTGGCGGCTGATCTGGCTGCTCGCGAAGATCCGTGGTGAAGATGGCCAGGTAGGGGTGCCCGGGTTTCTCCGGTCCGTGCGCCAGCCCGATGAACTCGATGCAATGTTCATTTCCCGGATTCCTCCGGCGTTTCCTTACGCGCCGAGTTCCGGTAGGGCGCAGGCGGGGTCCACAGGGGCGTTGGTCGCGCACCACCTGTTTAGCCCCACATGCACCATTACACGGGTTGAAGCCGGGGCGCCGGGGGAAGGCCGTAAGAGCGCAATCCCCTCCCGCGCAACAGCGGATCTGGAGTTTCGCTTGGTCCCGGACCAGGATGCTGAGGCCGTGTTTCGCGCGCTCATGCAGTACGTGGCGGACGTTGGCTACGACGACGTCGAGGTGGTACTCCTGGCGTCAAGGAACCCTGCCAGGACGGCGATGACGGCGGGAATCGTACCGGTAGCGGTGGAGGCCGCGAAGGCGGTGTATGGGAAGGAACCCATCCTGTCACCGTTGTTTCCGGGTTCCGGGCCCTGGGAGGTCTTCATTAAGGGGTTGGGCATACCGACTATCGCGGATACGGGAGTAAGCTATCATGGTTCGTCCCACCATGCGCCGAATGAGCATGTCAGGATCGACGACTACCTGCTTGGGATTCGGAACATTGCAGCCGTATTGCTCAGGTTCGATTCCGGCAGTCGGCAACACACGGATTGGGGTGGGAGATGA
- a CDS encoding MmgE/PrpD family protein gives MTVELARFVASLRFSDLPQSAIEKARLCVMDAMGCALAGSRTAEVGAMMRALERYDRWPPGEGRDLPARAAIWGTAAGATVFTAVLLNGTMTHALEFDDSLRFAKVHPGAVVIPAALSLGEIVHVDGKTLITAVAAGYEVMARVGAALDPKQHRLRGWHATSTTGTLGAAAAASVILDLDERRVAYALGHAGTQSGGLWAFLADGAMSKKFHPGRAASSGVLSAILAAEDLRGATQILEAADGGFLRAFSDRYSEEPVIRDLGTGYAIERVTFKPYPCCRTIHPAVEAVLSIRRQYGVEPGMVDEIRILTYEVAKVQNGHPGMPKTVTDAQFSMAYCVAAALVAGDLQLPQFDAGALSDPRIARLVEKVHVEVAPQFEAMYPARWPASAAIKLRNGKTYEALVETCLGDPEKPLTAEHMKRKFSGMAEAIPRFGTARFLDAVEKLEEAHDVSDIVRLVTGDWR, from the coding sequence GTGACTGTGGAGCTGGCACGATTTGTGGCCAGTTTGCGCTTCTCTGACCTGCCACAGTCCGCCATCGAGAAAGCCAGACTGTGTGTCATGGATGCCATGGGATGTGCCCTCGCGGGTAGCAGGACCGCCGAGGTGGGGGCGATGATGCGCGCACTCGAGCGCTATGACAGGTGGCCGCCTGGCGAGGGCCGGGACCTTCCTGCGAGAGCTGCCATCTGGGGGACGGCCGCGGGCGCTACCGTGTTTACCGCTGTGCTTCTGAACGGGACCATGACCCATGCCCTGGAGTTTGATGACTCCCTCCGTTTCGCCAAGGTGCATCCTGGCGCCGTCGTCATACCGGCCGCCCTTAGCTTGGGAGAAATCGTGCACGTTGACGGGAAGACGCTCATCACTGCCGTTGCCGCTGGCTACGAAGTGATGGCCAGGGTGGGGGCGGCGCTAGATCCTAAGCAACATCGACTGCGCGGCTGGCACGCCACGTCGACGACCGGCACGCTGGGAGCGGCAGCCGCGGCATCGGTCATATTGGATCTCGATGAGCGTCGGGTCGCCTATGCGCTGGGTCATGCGGGAACTCAGTCGGGCGGCCTGTGGGCCTTCCTGGCCGATGGAGCCATGAGTAAGAAGTTTCACCCCGGTCGAGCTGCCTCGAGCGGCGTACTATCGGCGATCTTGGCGGCTGAGGATCTGCGAGGTGCAACGCAGATCCTCGAAGCTGCGGACGGTGGGTTTCTCCGCGCCTTTTCTGACCGATATTCTGAGGAACCGGTCATCCGCGATCTTGGGACGGGCTACGCCATTGAACGGGTGACCTTCAAGCCGTATCCGTGTTGCCGCACGATACATCCCGCGGTAGAGGCTGTTCTGAGCATACGCAGGCAGTATGGAGTGGAACCCGGGATGGTGGACGAGATCAGAATCCTTACTTACGAGGTAGCAAAGGTGCAGAACGGTCACCCCGGAATGCCCAAGACTGTGACCGATGCACAGTTCAGTATGGCTTACTGTGTCGCAGCAGCCCTGGTCGCCGGGGACCTGCAACTCCCCCAGTTCGATGCCGGAGCGTTATCCGACCCACGCATAGCCCGGCTGGTTGAAAAGGTCCATGTGGAGGTAGCACCACAGTTCGAAGCCATGTACCCCGCCAGGTGGCCCGCCTCCGCTGCCATCAAGCTCAGGAACGGAAAGACATACGAGGCGCTAGTAGAGACATGCCTGGGCGACCCCGAGAAGCCGTTGACCGCGGAGCACATGAAGCGCAAGTTCTCAGGTATGGCGGAGGCGATACCACGGTTTGGGACGGCCAGGTTCTTAGACGCCGTTGAAAAGCTAGAGGAAGCGCACGATGTGTCGGACATCGTCCGGTTAGTGACGGGTGATTGGCGGTAA
- a CDS encoding GntR family transcriptional regulator: protein MIPDKNSVVPLYHQIKEGLREEIEAGLYQPGDLLPPEHELCKRYGVSRITVRQAVLDLAREGLVDRKRGKGTFVCQPKIQQDLLGFYDFTRQLEATGREQTVRVLSVERVESEAVATWLGLPRDEPLVRIMRLRIVDDEPLILEKTFVSARRFPGIEREDFSSTPVYYRMITERFGVALGRAVKFLEPVLVDAYASAFLGVKKGSPGLLVVRVTYAVDGTPVVVTKWLVRGDRCRHYVEVGPHPRQI, encoded by the coding sequence GTGATACCGGATAAGAACAGTGTTGTGCCTCTCTACCACCAGATCAAGGAGGGCTTGCGCGAGGAGATCGAGGCTGGCCTCTATCAGCCCGGTGATCTACTGCCGCCTGAGCACGAGTTATGTAAGAGGTACGGCGTTAGCAGAATCACCGTGCGTCAGGCCGTACTCGACCTGGCCCGTGAAGGACTGGTAGACAGAAAGCGCGGGAAGGGCACTTTCGTTTGCCAGCCGAAGATTCAGCAAGACCTGCTTGGGTTTTACGATTTCACCCGCCAGCTGGAAGCCACCGGGAGAGAGCAGACCGTACGGGTGCTAAGTGTGGAGAGGGTAGAGTCAGAGGCTGTTGCCACATGGTTGGGGTTGCCCAGGGATGAGCCGTTGGTGAGGATCATGAGACTGCGCATCGTCGACGACGAGCCTCTCATACTTGAGAAGACATTCGTGTCGGCTCGTCGGTTCCCCGGAATAGAGCGTGAGGACTTTTCTTCAACGCCAGTATACTATCGCATGATCACAGAAAGGTTCGGGGTGGCGCTAGGGAGAGCTGTCAAGTTCCTCGAACCGGTTCTGGTGGATGCCTACGCATCGGCTTTCCTGGGGGTTAAGAAGGGCAGTCCGGGCTTGCTCGTTGTTCGGGTCACCTACGCCGTGGACGGTACGCCCGTTGTGGTCACAAAGTGGCTGGTGCGCGGCGACCGCTGCCGCCACTACGTCGAGGTTGGGCCCCATCCGCGGCAGATATAG